From Malaya genurostris strain Urasoe2022 chromosome 2, Malgen_1.1, whole genome shotgun sequence:
CGTATACATGAGCTTCTCTAATAATTCGTTGGAAGCTATCTTCAGAAACTTGTTCATGAGATTTTAGTCcatacagaatattttctcgaaTCGAACCACTGAAAAGTACCGGTTCCTGTAAATAAAACGATTGATCTATTCCTGTGATGTGTGTTATTTTTCAAGTAAACCTGATTTACAGCTCCAATGTGATGTCTTAGAGATGTAGGATTCAGCTTCCTCAGATCATAACCATCTAGGAGTATATGTCCGGACTGTGGGTCATACAACCTAATTTAATATCGTAACAGGcatattcaaaatttaaatttcttcGAAAATCCTACCAAAAATCACCTGAGTAGCAAAGCAGCCAAAGTTGATTTGCCAGAACCACTTCTTCCTACGACAGCTGTTGAGGTTCCAGGTTCTATTCTCAATGATAAATCACTCAACACATTAACATCCGGTCGGGAAGGATAATTAAATTTTACACTATGGAATAATATTTCACCGATTGGAGGAGTTTGAAGTTCTAATCCACCCTCAACCGGAATCGCATATTTCCGATCTAAAATTTCCCATAACCTTGAAGCAGATCCAACACCTTTATTCAGTTCGGTATAGAAACTACTTAGTCCTCCTATCGAAATAGCGGTATAGCCGGCATACAGTATAAAAGAAGTTAATGCACCAACCGTCATCTCACTATTGCTAACCATTGTTCCACCGTAGTAGAGCACCGACAGAATTATGATGTTCCCTGATAAACCAGTCTGGAAGAAGATaaataattcatcaaaatttgaaattgatttttaatcTTACCATTCCATAAAATGTTGCTCTTGCTCTAGTCTCTCGATAGCcaattttcagtgcatccaaaAGGCTTTCTGTAAACATGCCAATCTCAAATTTCTCCTTGCAAAATATCTTCACAGTTTTCACATTACTTAACCGTTCCTCACCAACTTTCATAACTTCTGCGTATTTATCCAGAAGCTCTTTCGTAATATTCCGTACATACCTTCCATAAACGATCGCCATACCAGCTACACAAGGCACAATGCACATTCCTACCAGTGCTAAGTGCGGAGAGGTGTAGATCATCATTCCTGCGCCAGCCAAGATCATGGCTGTTGAGCGAAGCCCATCGGACAGGTTCATACTTAGTGAATTTCCTACGAGGTAGGTATCTGCAGATAATCGATTCACCAGCTCTCCAGTTCCTTTCTTGTCAAACCAACCTGCTTCTTGATTCATCATTGAAGTGTACACTTGCGTCCgaatattttttgttattcTGAGAGCTATCGGATTGTTTCAGTAGACGATGCCAACCAAGACAACTACCTGATATACTTACACGAATTGCCGAAAAGGTAGACTCGACCAAAATTAGCTAGTCCTCCAAGCAGAAAAATACCTGCTAACAATAAACAAAACTGGTCCAATTTCTCTTTGGCTAGTCCACTTTCGGCAGATGATGAATAAATCACGTCAAGTATTTTACCCAGCCCAAAAGGAACGGACATTGTTATAGCGGATGATATTAGCAAGCAGCTGATTCCACCtgaattgaaaatatcgaaaatttaaTTGAATCAAACGGACCAATACTACAAACCTGCA
This genomic window contains:
- the LOC131427167 gene encoding ATP-binding cassette sub-family B member 10, mitochondrial: MLVNIFKSGCRKPLSDLGLRPIVLSFRHYGLNQQFRIHSKAIISTEEMYIRLNRFRNSLTIQLRRKFQSSASAQIKSTDSSRIPKVRMNSSDVKRLLEFAKPERWNIAGGISCLLISSAITMSVPFGLGKILDVIYSSSAESGLAKEKLDQFCLLLAGIFLLGGLANFGRVYLFGNSSLRITKNIRTQVYTSMMNQEAGWFDKKGTGELVNRLSADTYLVGNSLSMNLSDGLRSTAMILAGAGMMIYTSPHLALVGMCIVPCVAGMAIVYGRYVRNITKELLDKYAEVMKVGEERLSNVKTVKIFCKEKFEIGMFTESLLDALKIGYRETRARATFYGMTGLSGNIIILSVLYYGGTMVSNSEMTVGALTSFILYAGYTAISIGGLSSFYTELNKGVGSASRLWEILDRKYAIPVEGGLELQTPPIGEILFHSVKFNYPSRPDVNVLSDLSLRIEPGTSTAVVGRSGSGKSTLAALLLRLYDPQSGHILLDGYDLRKLNPTSLRHHIGAVNQEPVLFSGSIRENILYGLKSHEQVSEDSFQRIIREAHVYEFARDFPDGLNTLVGQRGIMLSGGQKQRVAIARAIIRNPKILILDEATSALDAVSEELIQNALENLVKNRTVLTIAHRLSTIRNATNIAVLQGGRIVEHGNYNNLLALPNGIFKELVQRQTFSSAS